Proteins encoded within one genomic window of Sphingomonas sp. KRR8:
- a CDS encoding CvpA family protein — protein sequence MTALDIFVLVLLGGGALVGFVRGFVHEVLSLAAWLAAVVALKLFHAPVTGYVMGFGRGPASAAIIAYAILFLAPYFIVRVIATRAGHASRRSVLGPVDRFLGGGFGMLKGLVGATLVFLLANFATDMRYGPTSERPEWMTRSRTFPLLNASAHAIVDMVDSYRHSAPTKR from the coding sequence ATGACGGCGCTCGACATCTTCGTGCTGGTGTTGCTCGGCGGCGGAGCCCTGGTCGGCTTCGTGCGCGGGTTCGTGCATGAGGTGCTGAGCCTCGCCGCGTGGCTGGCGGCGGTCGTCGCGCTGAAGCTGTTCCATGCACCGGTCACCGGATATGTCATGGGCTTCGGGCGGGGGCCCGCATCGGCGGCGATCATCGCCTACGCCATCCTGTTCCTCGCGCCTTATTTCATCGTGCGGGTGATCGCGACGCGGGCCGGCCATGCCAGCCGGCGGTCGGTGCTTGGGCCGGTCGACCGCTTCCTCGGTGGCGGGTTCGGGATGCTCAAGGGGCTGGTCGGGGCGACGCTGGTCTTTCTGCTCGCCAACTTCGCCACCGACATGCGCTATGGCCCGACGAGTGAGCGGCCCGAGTGGATGACCAGGAGCCGCACCTTTCCCCTGCTGAACGCCAGCGCCCACGCGATCGTGGACATGGTCGACAGCTACCGCCATTCGGCGCCGACCAAGCGATGA
- the cysS gene encoding cysteine--tRNA ligase, with product MIRLYDTQEREKRDFTPGEPDRITLYVCGPTVYGRAHIGNARPPVVFDVLRRLLEHEYPKHEVVFARNITDVDDKIIASATAEGVEPGVITERFEQAYLDDMRALGVRDPTIAPHATQEIGPMVAMIADLIERGHAYAAQGHVLFDVGSDPDYGALSRRDREAMLAGARVEVAPYKRSPGDFVLWKPSAPDVIGWDSPWGRGRPGWHIECSAMIRAHLGETIDIHGGGIDLVFPHHENEAAQSRCAHGGKPLARYWVHNGFVDFGSEKMSKSLGNVVTPRELLDAGHKGEVLRLALLSAHYRSPLPWTEALVAQSKARLDRWYGFLQRFSRNPEFKRSDRGVPLQAVVDALSDDLNTPQAVAEISAVISSDDEDGIRLGDQIWQAINGAKLLGLMTLSPDEWFRGAGDAGIDARVAERTAAKQARDFATADRIRDELKAEGILLEDGAGGTSWRRA from the coding sequence ATGATCAGACTGTACGACACCCAGGAGCGGGAGAAGCGCGACTTCACCCCCGGCGAGCCCGACCGGATCACCCTCTATGTCTGCGGGCCGACCGTTTATGGCCGCGCGCACATCGGCAATGCCCGGCCGCCGGTGGTGTTCGACGTGCTCCGGCGGCTGCTGGAGCATGAGTATCCGAAGCACGAGGTCGTTTTCGCGCGGAACATCACCGACGTGGACGACAAGATCATCGCGTCGGCGACCGCCGAGGGCGTTGAACCGGGCGTGATCACGGAGCGGTTCGAGCAGGCCTATCTGGACGACATGCGCGCACTGGGCGTACGCGACCCGACCATCGCCCCGCATGCGACGCAGGAGATCGGGCCGATGGTGGCGATGATCGCCGACCTGATCGAGCGCGGTCACGCTTATGCGGCACAAGGCCATGTGCTGTTCGATGTGGGGTCGGACCCCGACTATGGCGCGCTCAGCCGGCGAGATCGCGAGGCGATGCTGGCGGGCGCTCGGGTCGAGGTGGCGCCCTACAAGCGCTCGCCCGGCGACTTCGTGCTGTGGAAGCCGAGCGCGCCGGACGTGATCGGCTGGGACAGCCCGTGGGGTCGCGGGCGGCCGGGCTGGCACATTGAATGCTCGGCCATGATCCGCGCGCACCTGGGCGAAACCATCGACATTCACGGCGGCGGGATCGACCTTGTCTTCCCGCACCATGAGAATGAGGCGGCGCAGAGCCGCTGCGCCCACGGCGGCAAGCCGCTGGCGCGTTACTGGGTGCACAACGGCTTTGTCGATTTCGGCAGCGAGAAGATGTCGAAGAGCCTCGGCAATGTGGTGACCCCGCGGGAGCTGCTGGACGCCGGGCACAAGGGTGAGGTGCTTCGGCTGGCGCTCTTGAGCGCGCATTACCGCTCGCCGCTGCCGTGGACCGAGGCGCTGGTGGCGCAGAGCAAGGCGCGTCTTGATCGTTGGTACGGCTTTCTGCAGCGCTTCAGCCGAAATCCGGAGTTCAAGCGGTCTGACCGAGGCGTGCCCCTTCAGGCTGTCGTCGATGCCCTCTCCGACGACCTGAACACTCCTCAAGCCGTAGCCGAAATCTCTGCCGTCATCTCTTCCGACGATGAAGACGGGATACGCCTCGGTGACCAGATCTGGCAGGCCATAAATGGCGCTAAGCTCCTCGGGTTGATGACGCTATCTCCCGACGAATGGTTCCGCGGTGCCGGTGACGCGGGGATCGACGCGCGGGTTGCCGAGCGCACGGCCGCCAAGCAGGCGCGTGACTTCGCCACCGCCGACCGAATCCGCGATGAGCTGAAGGCCGAGGGCATCCTGCTCGAGGACGGGGCGGGCGGGACCAGCTGGCGGCGGGCGTGA
- a CDS encoding iron-sulfur cluster assembly scaffold protein yields the protein MSDPVYTLDILRLATSLPLAPTLEQADGRAERRSATCGSRIATEVRLTDGRVAEVAQGVQACAFGQASAALLNRFAVGRTPLELAAARVALRGWLAGSGQPPAGYEVLEPARTKTGRHGAILLPFDALIAALDDALQERAT from the coding sequence GTGAGCGACCCGGTCTACACGCTCGACATCCTGCGGCTGGCGACATCCTTGCCGCTGGCCCCAACTCTGGAGCAGGCGGATGGACGGGCTGAGCGGCGGTCGGCGACGTGCGGGAGCCGGATCGCGACCGAGGTGCGCCTGACCGACGGGCGGGTGGCCGAGGTCGCCCAAGGAGTGCAGGCGTGCGCCTTCGGGCAGGCCAGCGCCGCCTTGCTCAACCGGTTCGCGGTGGGGCGGACCCCGCTGGAGCTGGCGGCGGCGCGGGTGGCGCTGCGTGGGTGGCTGGCCGGATCGGGGCAACCACCGGCGGGCTATGAGGTGCTGGAGCCGGCGAGGACCAAGACGGGGCGGCATGGAGCCATCCTGCTGCCGTTCGACGCCCTGATCGCGGCGCTCGACGACGCGCTGCAGGAGCGGGCGACGTGA
- a CDS encoding cation:proton antiporter, whose amino-acid sequence MLGVALLFVGIFRRLGLGATLGYIVAGAVIGPQLLGLVGSGDAIMQVSEVGIAFLLFLVGLELQPSRLWRLRKDIFGLGLAQVVLAGLALSLLMRFAVGLSWGASFAVGMPLALSSTAQVLPMLRSTGDMNTPYGERAFSILLLQDLAIIPLITAVAALSRVPDPSAPSGLTLGLYTVGAVIGLVLIGRFLLNPAFRLIGRLSERELFVVAGLFTVIAAAALMHQLHLSVALGAFVAGVMLAESPYRHELESDVEPFRSILLGLFFMSVGMLLDLGVIATRPLMVLGLAAAIILIKAAVLYPLARGFKMSKGRSISLALLLSQAGEFGFVLFAQAKNAQLIAPETASLFGAVVTLSMVTTPFLMRLIGWLQQRVKDPEPDLEGPEFSPETNAIVVGYGRFGQTVAQMLMAKRIPVTLIDLKATQIELAGEFGTKVYYGDGTRIDLLRTAGAEEAEAIFFCHDDAEMGPEQLRPIMEAFPQAVVMVRVFDRRQAMRIADLDVALVQREVFESAVTMGREALRRLGVAEREVVRVERAYRARDNERLELQAATGDLRSGMDRSFTPDRSLPEEPPKGAAL is encoded by the coding sequence ATGCTGGGCGTGGCCTTGCTGTTCGTCGGCATCTTCCGGCGGCTCGGGCTGGGCGCGACCCTTGGTTATATCGTCGCCGGAGCGGTGATCGGGCCGCAGCTACTGGGGCTGGTCGGCAGCGGCGACGCCATCATGCAGGTTAGCGAGGTGGGCATCGCCTTCCTGCTGTTCCTGGTCGGGCTGGAACTGCAGCCGAGCCGATTGTGGCGTCTGCGCAAGGACATCTTTGGACTTGGGCTGGCGCAGGTGGTGCTCGCGGGCCTCGCGCTGTCGCTCCTGATGCGCTTCGCGGTCGGCCTGTCGTGGGGGGCGAGCTTCGCGGTGGGGATGCCGCTGGCGCTGTCATCGACCGCGCAGGTGCTGCCGATGCTGCGCTCCACCGGCGACATGAACACGCCTTATGGCGAGCGCGCTTTTTCCATCCTGCTGCTGCAGGACCTGGCGATCATCCCGCTGATCACCGCGGTGGCGGCGTTGAGCCGGGTGCCGGATCCGAGTGCACCGTCGGGTCTGACGCTCGGCCTGTACACGGTCGGCGCGGTGATCGGGCTGGTGCTGATCGGGCGGTTCCTGCTCAATCCGGCGTTCCGGTTGATCGGGCGGCTGAGCGAGCGCGAGCTGTTCGTGGTCGCCGGGCTGTTCACGGTGATCGCGGCCGCGGCGCTGATGCACCAGCTGCACCTGTCGGTGGCGCTGGGCGCGTTCGTCGCGGGCGTGATGCTGGCGGAGAGCCCTTATCGCCACGAGCTGGAGAGCGACGTCGAGCCATTCCGTTCGATCCTGCTTGGCCTGTTCTTCATGTCGGTCGGAATGCTGCTGGACCTTGGCGTCATCGCCACCAGGCCGCTGATGGTGCTGGGGCTGGCGGCGGCGATCATCCTGATCAAGGCGGCGGTGCTTTATCCGCTCGCGCGCGGGTTCAAGATGAGCAAGGGACGCTCAATCAGCCTGGCGCTGCTGCTCAGCCAGGCGGGCGAGTTCGGCTTTGTGCTGTTCGCGCAGGCCAAGAACGCACAGCTGATCGCGCCGGAAACCGCCAGCCTGTTCGGCGCGGTGGTCACGCTGTCGATGGTCACGACACCGTTCCTGATGCGGCTGATCGGCTGGCTTCAGCAGCGCGTGAAGGACCCTGAGCCCGACCTCGAGGGGCCCGAATTCTCGCCCGAGACCAACGCCATCGTGGTCGGCTACGGCCGCTTCGGCCAGACGGTCGCGCAGATGCTGATGGCCAAGCGCATCCCGGTGACGCTGATCGACCTCAAGGCCACGCAGATCGAGCTGGCGGGCGAGTTCGGGACCAAGGTCTATTATGGCGACGGGACCCGGATCGACCTGCTGCGCACCGCCGGGGCGGAAGAAGCGGAGGCGATCTTCTTCTGCCACGACGATGCGGAGATGGGGCCGGAGCAGCTGAGGCCGATCATGGAGGCGTTCCCGCAGGCGGTCGTGATGGTGCGGGTGTTCGACCGGCGGCAGGCGATGCGGATCGCCGATCTCGACGTGGCGCTGGTTCAGCGGGAAGTGTTCGAAAGCGCCGTGACCATGGGCCGGGAGGCGCTTCGGCGGCTGGGCGTGGCGGAGCGGGAAGTGGTGCGAGTGGAGCGCGCCTATCGCGCCCGCGACAACGAGCGGCTGGAACTGCAGGCCGCGACCGGCGATCTCAGGAGTGGGATGGACCGCAGCTTCACGCCCGACCGGTCGCTGCCCGAAGAGCCGCCCAAGGGCGCAGCGCTCTAG
- a CDS encoding 3-dehydroquinate synthase family protein yields MTVITVTAGDRSYDVVVAPLADSASRLAALGQGQPLPVVTEPKVWALHGAALQSLLPCDPILVPEGEEAKQWPHLQALIGAFTTRNLDRKRPVLAFGGGAVGDLTGLAAGLFKRGLPVVHVPTTLLAQADSAVGGKTAIDAEGQKNLVGIFHQPALVLADPALTLTLDPRQSRAGYAEIVKYGLIDQPDFFAWCEANGAALLAGDLPLRSHAVAHSVAAKARFVAADVEDRTGVRALLNLGHTFGHAIESAAGIGTVLHGEAVALGMVLAYDFSATLGLCPVDDANRVRSHVESVGLPTRLSDLKLGRAVLLPLMGADKKNDGGKLKLVLARGIGHAFLSDGADPAALADFLTCAA; encoded by the coding sequence ATGACCGTCATCACCGTCACCGCCGGCGACCGCTCCTATGACGTGGTGGTCGCCCCCCTGGCCGACTCCGCATCCCGCCTTGCCGCCCTCGGCCAGGGACAGCCGCTGCCCGTGGTGACGGAGCCCAAGGTATGGGCCCTGCATGGCGCCGCCTTGCAGTCGCTCCTGCCGTGCGATCCGATCCTTGTTCCCGAGGGCGAAGAGGCCAAGCAATGGCCGCACCTCCAGGCCCTGATCGGCGCGTTCACGACCCGCAACCTCGATCGCAAGCGGCCGGTGCTGGCGTTCGGCGGTGGCGCCGTTGGCGACCTCACCGGACTTGCCGCCGGCCTGTTCAAGCGCGGGCTGCCCGTCGTGCACGTCCCCACCACCCTCCTCGCTCAAGCTGACAGTGCGGTCGGCGGCAAGACCGCCATCGACGCCGAGGGGCAGAAGAATTTGGTCGGTATCTTCCATCAGCCGGCCCTGGTCCTGGCCGACCCGGCGCTGACCCTCACCCTCGATCCGCGTCAGTCCCGGGCGGGCTATGCCGAGATCGTCAAATACGGCCTGATCGACCAGCCCGACTTCTTCGCCTGGTGCGAGGCGAACGGCGCAGCCCTCCTCGCCGGCGACCTGCCCCTGCGCAGCCATGCGGTCGCGCACAGCGTCGCCGCCAAGGCCCGCTTCGTCGCCGCCGATGTCGAGGACCGCACCGGCGTCCGCGCCCTGCTCAACCTCGGCCACACCTTTGGCCATGCGATCGAAAGCGCGGCTGGCATCGGCACCGTCCTCCACGGCGAAGCGGTCGCGCTCGGCATGGTGCTGGCCTACGACTTCTCCGCGACGCTCGGTCTCTGCCCGGTCGACGACGCCAACCGCGTCCGCTCGCATGTCGAGAGCGTCGGCCTGCCCACCCGCCTGTCGGACCTCAAGCTAGGCCGCGCCGTCCTCCTCCCGCTGATGGGCGCGGACAAGAAGAATGACGGCGGCAAGCTCAAGCTGGTCCTGGCTCGCGGCATCGGACATGCCTTCCTGAGCGACGGCGCCGACCCGGCGGCGCTGGCCGACTTCCTCACCTGCGCCGCCTAG
- a CDS encoding shikimate kinase, with product MSARDGSGLTARLDRPVVLVGLMGAGKSTVGRRLARRLSLPFIDSDAAIEDAVGLTAGEVFERYGEEDFRDGERRLVARLIDGGVRVIATGGGAYINEETRRLLNERAITVWLDAPTELLAERTARRPETRPMLNKGPRDQILESLMEQRRPKYAQAHIRVPSMGGSHAEVVETIVAELERFLDKK from the coding sequence ATGAGTGCGCGCGATGGATCAGGTCTGACCGCCCGCCTCGACCGGCCCGTCGTGCTGGTCGGGCTGATGGGCGCTGGCAAATCGACTGTCGGCCGCCGCCTTGCCCGCCGCCTGTCCCTGCCTTTCATCGACAGCGACGCGGCGATCGAAGACGCGGTGGGCCTCACCGCCGGCGAGGTGTTCGAGCGCTACGGCGAAGAAGATTTCCGGGATGGCGAACGCCGGCTGGTGGCCCGGCTGATCGACGGGGGAGTGCGGGTCATCGCCACCGGCGGCGGCGCCTACATCAACGAGGAAACCCGCCGCCTGCTGAACGAGCGGGCGATCACCGTCTGGCTGGACGCCCCGACCGAGCTGCTGGCCGAACGCACCGCGCGTCGTCCGGAAACCCGCCCGATGCTCAACAAGGGTCCGCGCGACCAGATCCTCGAAAGCCTGATGGAACAACGCCGCCCCAAATACGCCCAGGCCCACATTCGCGTGCCGAGCATGGGCGGCAGCCATGCGGAGGTGGTGGAAACCATCGTCGCCGAGCTCGAACGCTTCCTGGACAAGAAATGA
- a CDS encoding tyrosine-type recombinase/integrase → MSPEDRQLVDRFCEMLAAEAGAARNTLLAYRADLAAAAETVPDLGAASGEDLGKLGEAWMGLAPSTVSRRAAALRRFYGFLHDEGVRADDPSSSLPRPQLVRPLPRILEPHEVDAMFHAAEDRAASGQPTALRNLALLELLYGSGLRATELVSLPRAALRPGQPFLILKGKGAKERLVPISERAHGAVAAWLPHVPGKGLFLFPGGKAHLSRVRLFQIVRAMAADAGIAPERVSPHVLRHAFATHLLAGGADLRALQALLGHADIATTQIYTHVDSGRLVELVNRAHPLATDRRPA, encoded by the coding sequence GTGAGCCCGGAAGACCGGCAGCTGGTCGACCGCTTCTGCGAGATGCTCGCGGCGGAGGCCGGAGCCGCGCGCAACACCCTGCTTGCTTATCGCGCCGACCTGGCCGCGGCGGCGGAGACGGTGCCGGACCTTGGCGCCGCCAGCGGCGAGGACCTTGGCAAATTGGGCGAGGCGTGGATGGGGCTGGCGCCCTCGACCGTGTCGCGCCGGGCGGCGGCGCTTCGTCGCTTTTACGGCTTCCTGCATGACGAGGGGGTGCGAGCCGACGACCCGTCGTCCTCGCTGCCCAGGCCGCAGCTGGTCAGGCCCTTGCCCCGGATTCTCGAGCCGCACGAAGTGGACGCGATGTTCCATGCCGCCGAAGATCGCGCGGCAAGCGGACAGCCCACGGCGCTGCGCAACCTTGCCCTGCTGGAGCTGCTCTATGGCTCGGGATTGCGCGCGACGGAGCTCGTCAGCCTGCCGCGCGCGGCGCTGCGTCCCGGGCAGCCGTTCCTGATCCTCAAGGGCAAGGGCGCCAAGGAGAGGCTGGTGCCAATTTCCGAGCGGGCGCACGGCGCGGTGGCCGCATGGCTGCCGCACGTTCCGGGCAAGGGCCTGTTCCTGTTTCCCGGCGGCAAGGCGCATCTGAGCCGGGTGCGCTTGTTCCAGATCGTCCGGGCGATGGCAGCGGATGCGGGAATCGCCCCCGAACGGGTCAGCCCGCACGTGCTGCGCCATGCCTTCGCCACGCATCTGCTGGCCGGCGGCGCCGACCTGCGGGCGCTTCAGGCACTGCTTGGTCATGCCGATATCGCGACCACGCAAATCTACACCCACGTCGACAGCGGCCGGCTGGTGGAACTGGTCAACAGGGCGCATCCGCTTGCCACTGACCGCCGCCCGGCTTAG
- a CDS encoding acetyl-CoA carboxylase carboxyltransferase subunit alpha: MKTYLDFEKPIAELETRVAELRDTASSGEIDIDAEIGRLETKAERLLKDTYARLTPWQKAQVARHGERPHFKDYVAGITDDFLPLAGDRNFAEDQAIVGGLATIEGRKVVLLGHEKGDDTASRLKHNFGMAKPEGYRKAIRLMQLADRFGLPLVSLVDTPGAFPGVQAEERGQAEAIARSTEQCLAMGVPVVAVIVGEGGSGGAVAIATANRVLMFEHAVYSVISPEGCASILWRTADKAADAAEAMKITAGDLASLGVIDRIVPEPLGGAHRDPAAAIAGLKQAIVEELDGLSALGPDELRQARREKFLAIG, encoded by the coding sequence ATGAAGACCTACCTCGATTTTGAAAAGCCGATCGCCGAACTGGAGACCCGTGTCGCCGAATTGCGCGACACGGCGAGCAGCGGTGAGATCGACATCGACGCGGAGATCGGCCGGCTCGAGACCAAGGCCGAGCGTCTCCTCAAGGACACCTACGCCCGGCTGACCCCGTGGCAGAAGGCGCAGGTCGCCCGCCATGGCGAACGTCCGCACTTCAAGGATTATGTCGCCGGGATTACCGACGATTTCCTGCCGCTGGCCGGTGACCGCAATTTCGCCGAGGACCAGGCCATCGTCGGCGGGCTGGCCACCATCGAGGGCCGCAAGGTCGTGCTGCTGGGCCATGAGAAGGGCGACGATACCGCCAGCCGGCTCAAGCATAATTTCGGCATGGCCAAGCCCGAGGGCTATCGCAAGGCGATCCGCCTGATGCAGCTGGCCGACCGCTTCGGCCTGCCGCTGGTCAGCCTGGTCGACACGCCTGGTGCCTTTCCGGGCGTGCAGGCGGAGGAGCGCGGGCAGGCCGAGGCGATCGCCCGCTCGACCGAGCAATGCCTGGCGATGGGCGTGCCCGTCGTGGCGGTGATCGTGGGCGAAGGCGGTTCGGGCGGGGCGGTTGCGATCGCTACTGCCAACCGGGTGCTGATGTTCGAGCATGCGGTCTATTCCGTCATCTCGCCAGAGGGCTGCGCCTCCATCCTGTGGCGAACCGCGGACAAGGCGGCGGATGCGGCCGAAGCCATGAAGATCACCGCCGGAGACCTCGCCAGCCTGGGCGTGATCGACCGGATCGTTCCCGAGCCGCTGGGTGGCGCACATCGCGATCCGGCGGCGGCCATCGCCGGGCTCAAGCAGGCGATCGTCGAGGAGCTTGATGGCTTATCGGCCCTTGGACCCGACGAATTGCGGCAGGCAAGACGCGAAAAGTTCCTCGCCATCGGCTGA
- a CDS encoding M48 family metalloprotease yields MIRIKKSLLFLTAAAVAVAPGLGSAQTYGRQLPVRYVQEAQRDNAALIAEFGGAETGPRAGYVDQVGRRMALQSGVDPRSFRFTTLNSAVENAFSVPGGYVYITRQLMGLMNNEAELAFVMGHEVGHVAANHAQARERAASRNSVGGILGAILGSVIGGGFGEAIGQLAQQSSALRTLSFSRAQEYQADQLGVAYLTRAGYDPAASATMLAALARADALELRVQGRDQRQTPEWAQTHPNSENRVVQAAQLARSTGRAGTGLINRDAFLAQVDGVVVDDDPAQGIIDGRTFTHPDLRLQFSVPTGYLMQNGTDAVTISGSAGKAQFSTGRFNGDLQAYMAAVLQGLTEGKVPLQVIDTNRTTINGIPAAYVVGRAQTSSGLVDVSVFAYQFSPTQAYHFVMLTQGGQGVGAFVPMVNSLRRISAAEAAQIRPKVIDVVTVRPGDTVESLGSRMAYRDFKVERFVSLNGLAANARLVPGQKVKLVVLGARSRA; encoded by the coding sequence ATGATCAGGATCAAGAAGAGCTTGCTGTTTCTGACCGCAGCCGCGGTGGCGGTCGCGCCCGGGCTGGGCAGCGCCCAGACCTACGGACGCCAGCTGCCGGTCCGCTATGTGCAGGAGGCGCAGCGCGACAATGCGGCGCTGATCGCCGAGTTCGGCGGGGCGGAGACAGGGCCGCGCGCGGGCTATGTCGACCAGGTCGGCCGGCGGATGGCATTGCAGTCGGGCGTCGATCCGCGCTCGTTCCGCTTCACCACCCTGAATTCGGCGGTGGAGAACGCCTTCTCCGTGCCGGGCGGCTACGTCTACATCACCCGTCAGTTGATGGGGCTGATGAACAACGAGGCCGAGTTGGCCTTCGTGATGGGTCACGAGGTCGGGCATGTTGCCGCCAATCACGCGCAGGCCCGCGAGAGAGCGGCATCACGCAACAGCGTCGGCGGAATTCTGGGCGCGATCCTGGGCAGTGTGATCGGTGGCGGCTTTGGCGAGGCCATCGGGCAGCTGGCGCAGCAGAGCTCGGCCCTGCGGACGCTGAGCTTCAGCCGGGCGCAGGAATATCAGGCCGACCAGCTGGGCGTCGCTTACCTCACGAGGGCGGGCTATGATCCGGCCGCGTCGGCCACGATGCTGGCGGCGCTTGCCCGGGCGGATGCGCTTGAACTGCGTGTGCAGGGACGAGACCAGCGGCAGACGCCAGAGTGGGCGCAGACCCATCCCAACAGCGAGAACCGGGTGGTTCAGGCGGCGCAGCTGGCGCGGTCCACGGGCCGGGCGGGAACGGGCCTCATCAATCGCGACGCCTTCCTGGCCCAGGTCGACGGCGTGGTCGTCGACGACGATCCGGCACAGGGCATCATCGACGGACGGACCTTCACGCACCCCGACCTTCGGCTGCAATTCTCGGTGCCGACCGGGTACCTGATGCAGAACGGGACCGACGCGGTCACGATCAGCGGGAGCGCCGGCAAGGCCCAATTCTCGACCGGGCGCTTCAATGGCGACCTGCAGGCCTACATGGCGGCGGTGCTGCAGGGGCTGACCGAGGGCAAGGTGCCGCTGCAGGTCATCGATACGAATCGGACAACGATCAACGGCATTCCGGCCGCCTATGTCGTCGGGCGGGCGCAGACATCGTCGGGCCTGGTCGACGTGAGCGTGTTCGCTTACCAGTTCTCGCCCACGCAGGCCTATCACTTCGTCATGCTGACGCAGGGCGGACAGGGCGTCGGAGCATTCGTTCCGATGGTCAATTCGCTGCGGCGGATCAGCGCGGCCGAGGCGGCGCAGATTCGTCCCAAGGTGATCGACGTGGTCACCGTCCGGCCGGGCGACACGGTGGAGTCGCTGGGCAGCCGGATGGCGTATCGCGATTTCAAGGTCGAGCGATTCGTCTCGCTCAACGGGCTCGCCGCCAATGCGCGGCTGGTGCCCGGTCAGAAGGTCAAGCTGGTCGTCCTGGGCGCGCGCAGCCGGGCTTGA
- a CDS encoding Flp family type IVb pilin, translating to MLRRLRRDERGATAIEYGLIVALLAVACIGAFNSLGGGAGGMWDIIQTKITAAMQPPAA from the coding sequence ATGTTGCGCAGGCTGCGCCGCGACGAACGCGGTGCGACTGCGATCGAATATGGGCTCATCGTCGCCTTGCTTGCGGTCGCCTGCATTGGCGCCTTCAACTCGCTTGGCGGCGGAGCGGGCGGCATGTGGGATATCATCCAGACGAAGATCACGGCAGCCATGCAGCCCCCCGCCGCGTAA
- a CDS encoding ComF family protein yields MITGALLSRPLRYALDFALPPRCAGCGAIVDEVGLFCTICWPQMEWLAGGCQRCGIPLRATEAETCAACLAEPGKLDRIRAAVAYDERARLLVLRLKYGRKTALAKVMAGYMQRPLREFAADALLIPVPLHRSRLWSRGFNQAALIAAALAKGSEHRSDPFLLARTRRTPKLKGMTVAERWRTVQGAFALRPGKSVEGRHLVLVDDVYTSGSTAEACARLLKRKGAASVSLLAWARVVAPQRIG; encoded by the coding sequence ATGATCACTGGCGCCCTGCTTTCCCGGCCACTTCGTTATGCGCTCGACTTCGCGCTCCCGCCGCGCTGCGCCGGGTGCGGCGCGATCGTCGATGAGGTGGGGCTGTTCTGCACGATCTGCTGGCCCCAGATGGAGTGGCTGGCCGGCGGATGCCAGCGGTGTGGGATCCCGCTTCGCGCAACGGAGGCAGAGACGTGCGCGGCCTGCCTTGCGGAACCCGGCAAGCTCGACCGGATCCGCGCCGCGGTCGCCTATGACGAGCGCGCCCGACTGCTGGTCCTGCGGCTGAAATATGGGCGGAAAACCGCGCTGGCAAAGGTAATGGCCGGTTACATGCAGCGGCCGCTGCGGGAGTTCGCGGCCGACGCCTTGCTGATTCCAGTGCCGCTGCATCGAAGCCGCTTGTGGAGTCGCGGTTTCAACCAGGCGGCGCTGATCGCCGCCGCCCTCGCCAAGGGTTCCGAGCACCGCTCCGATCCGTTCCTCCTTGCAAGGACGCGGCGGACACCCAAGCTCAAGGGCATGACGGTCGCCGAGCGATGGAGGACGGTGCAGGGCGCATTCGCGCTTCGACCCGGCAAGAGTGTCGAGGGGCGGCACCTCGTCCTGGTGGACGACGTCTATACCAGTGGAAGCACCGCCGAGGCGTGCGCCCGGTTGCTCAAGCGCAAGGGGGCGGCGAGCGTGTCGCTGTTGGCCTGGGCGCGGGTGGTGGCTCCGCAGCGCATCGGTTAA
- the grxC gene encoding glutaredoxin 3: MARVEMYSKTFCPYCSRAKALLDSKGVAAEEYNIDGGGPKRDEMLNRSGRMTVPQIFIDGRHVGGCDDLFALERAGKLDPMLRA, from the coding sequence GTGGCCCGTGTCGAGATGTATTCGAAGACCTTCTGTCCTTACTGCAGCCGGGCCAAGGCGCTGCTCGACAGCAAGGGTGTCGCCGCCGAAGAGTATAATATCGACGGCGGCGGGCCGAAGCGCGACGAGATGTTGAACCGCTCCGGCCGTATGACCGTGCCGCAGATCTTCATCGATGGGCGCCATGTCGGCGGGTGCGATGACCTGTTCGCGCTGGAGCGGGCCGGCAAGCTGGACCCGATGCTCCGCGCATGA